A single window of Anomaloglossus baeobatrachus isolate aAnoBae1 chromosome 5, aAnoBae1.hap1, whole genome shotgun sequence DNA harbors:
- the LOC142311167 gene encoding uncharacterized protein LOC142311167 has product MALPPAAAAVMALPPAAAAVMALPPAAPVVTAVPPAAPGMMALPFAAQVGMALPPVAPQVLPFQTAAPSAMALPAAVQPAMAVPPELQNLPRVLPVQDAAGAGSTARGRRRRGRGNRSAASDSSSRSRSPYRRRRYSRDRSRRSAYSERRSRSSRRSRRSRSSRWRSPSTTAESSGDSITSSRRSRRTSSRRRDAEPYLVQPQAADLVTAPHVSVNPTDAPAVEISAAVSSGTTRGNVVSTQHMGPAGMQLMPLVTSSLAPRTWLAYGAAKPVIWLLGHSYIFWAGQRAENRPGGRALGFRGFEVNWRGVRGLIWPQVIPEVVEIARSALTPVVLVIHAGGNDLGARRLAELITTMRSDVDKFHAFFPELVLVWSEVISRPVWREAEGAAALERSRRTLNSRISRFVRFKAGIVVRHWQLEGDNSSLMLNDGVHLNNIGLDIFLSGLQDGIEQALFIMGGGRSTV; this is encoded by the exons atggcttTGCCACCTGCCGCAGCTGCAGTGATGGCCTTACCTCCTGCGGctgctgcggtgatggctttgcctcctgcggcGCCCGTAGTGACGGCTGTGCCTCCTGCTGCCCCTGGAATGATGGCCTTGCCTTTTGCAGCTCAGGTGGGTATGGCTTTGCCTCCCGTGGCTCCGCAGGTGCTGCCGTTCCAAACGGCTGCGCCTTCGGCGATGGCATTGCCAGCCGCAGTACAACCGGCGATGGCTGTGCCCCctgagctgcagaatttaccacggGTTCTCCCTGTTCAGGATGCtgcgggtgctggaagcacggcccgcGGTAGGCGACGCCGCGGGCGCGGAAaccgctccgctgcctccgacTCCTCCTCACGTTCTCGCAGCCCATATAGACGCAGGCGGTACAGTAGGGACCGCAGTCGCCGCTCAGCTTATTCTGAGCGGCGGTCACGTTCATCGCGGAGAAGCCGTAGGTCTCGCTCATCAAgatggcgttcgccatcaaccacggctgagTCATCCGGCGACTCCATTACTTCCAGTAGGCGCTCTCGTCGCACATCAAGCCGCCGGAGAGATGCCGAACCCTATTTGGTTCAACCACAGGCTGCCGACTTGGTAACGGCTCCACATGTATCGGTGAATCCCACAGATGCTCCAGCGGTCG aaattTCGGCAGCTGTGTCCTCGGGCACAACCAGAGGGAATGTCGTGTCCACCCAGCATATGGGACCTGCTGGAATGCAGCTGATGCCTTTGGTGACGTCTTCACTGGCCCCGAGGACTTGGctggcttacg GAGCTGCCAAACCGGTCATTTGGTTATTGGGACACTCCTATATTTTCTGGGCAGGACAGCGGGCTGAGAATCGACCTGGAGGACGTGCCCTTGGCTTTCGGGGCTTCGAAGTCAATTGGAGAGGCGTCAGGGGTCTCATATGGCCTCAAGTTATACCGGAGGTTGTGGAAATTGCGAGGTCTGCTTTAACTCCGGTGGTCCTCGTCATTCACGCCGGGGGAAATGACCTCGGTGCCCGCCGTTTGGCGGAGCTTATCACCACAATGAGGTCTGACGTGGACAAGTTTCATGCCTTTTTTCCTGAACTTGTCCTTGTTTGGTCCGAGGTCATTTCCCGGCCTGTCTGGCGAGAGGCCGAAGGAGCTGCAGCTCTGGAGCGTTCGAGGCGGACACTCAACTCACGTATTTCACGTTTTGTCCGCTTTAAGGCAGGGATCGTCGTTAGACACTGGCAATTGGAAGGGGACAATTCCTCCCTGATGTTGAACGATGGCGTTCATTTGAATAATATTGGCCTGGACATATTTTTATCAGGCCTGCAAGACGGTATTGAGCAGGCCTTGTtcattatgggtgggggtcggagcacagtctag